The genome window tcttaatatctagccaaagctgatttaattccttcatagatggcatacttaacaagtgcataactaaagtgattgtctcaatttctggccaaagctgatttgttacaaccactttgcacacatgcttaaatgattacacttctggccaaagctgatttgtcttcgtttaagtagaactttaagtagtctattattttgatgttagtaatagacatgtcacaacctcttcacacaatgatccttatattaatgatcctcaattaattttttatgatcatttcgtctgccttattcttagtacccataattttactcactataattttcttctatagatctatatctcatccactctaattcctaaatctaatatgttttgcttaaagtttctataagaattagctcttaaattaaatccttgattatctcttaagacacgataatcctattgctctcttctgataaagcactacagaagaaaagtagagcatgatgattaggataaatcgaacatgatgtctcttatgataatcaagaataagtgttgtcactaaaaggttattccagattaagtctttcctaagactaatctattattgtggaataatcactagaactcctaagatgcatgccttcatttaaaattataaattataaagctaagtggtttatgtgaatacataacaatgtacaataccatgacccataaagttaagggcttacacatggaaataagtacattttccagtacattacatactaagattttcacttgtacaatttgatgccttataaatcaactatagcactcaaaaataccaaagtataacgagtgtgttgataagcaacatatgtacataggaataaatgtttgaaactggaaaataagatgttattcaccttacaaccactaaaaccttaagagaggattgttctaagatccatagacaaattacaagtgctaatcccaccgttaaggttcttcaagggaaaatctcactgcataattatgtcattagactaggcataagcaacgagactatccattattctaaagaacagttggataaattaattagatagtcacttactaatgatatttaagtctgataattctttaatattcctattaacacatgattagttgactctagttttaaacgtttccttaccagaagtcaacaaataactaacgtgagagttagtgacaaaattaaatgttaagactataaggaccataataagcagtcttctaacaacgcttttcgataccttacatattctgaagattaatcagaatacaATATCATTACTTAGGCTATGTTATGAggattgtgaggtttgcatagtcaacataaagtcacacttatcttaaactcttatcttatttgttctaaatatctggatagaaacattcctaagataaaactagatgataccttacattTTCACATTTTTTGTCATCAtgtaaatgagaatttgacaaaagaaaaaaaaatgagacttataaatttcatccattataaccaaaattcatgagaaacatgacatggttaatgaggatgattattcatctaatctcattttaagtgattttaaatcatgacgttacaaccctaaatattacttggcttaaggaataagtatgggtcaatcataagtcattcattgatattcatggaacttattccaaatggaatatttagacataattcatttatcatttaaaagactatcaacttgtatctaaatttttgtcgcatatggctcacggtcttagaagaaatctattcatatatacttaataagatttctattaaatatgtccctaaagtttcttatgatatctggacattaaagaaatcaaataaagtctaacatatatatgataggttcccacgtcacgtagctcattgaaacttctcttgtagcttTTCTAGAGAtgttaaagatcagtgggagcattaagtgtcttaataataacttgcaatagttgcaagaggtgggggagtgaaaatttcACATTACCTCAATTTACACCTCTTTTACAAGACACTGCTCCATCTTGACACTGTTCTATCATAACTTGTCTCattaaaatctaatgctactcttacaaaagtttcattgttgcttaattgtgggcacacttagatttcttacctaaactaacataatcctcaacaagagagatcacaacgactaacgtcattaatttgttttctctattagaattttgttggtcgttaaatattgaccctaagcatgctgagttcctaaagatttctaaggtcagtaggagcagtcaaagtccttatcatgacttgcaaggaatacaagaggcggggggaagagtgtcattaaatttcactcctaATTTAACTCcaattacacctcttgtacaccatactgcaccaactcttacaaacttagaatgaaaatgatagcaacctaaccaagagctaatccataaaagtgaaacttctaatgaacccaataatcaactcaggaggtcatctaggtttaaaagcctactaactttgatgattacataacctccctaatgaagttgaattggattttggaaaagtttactgatccaatctcttctaattaagccattagtgtcaatcaatcttctaaatggaataaaacagttttctagtaaaactgattttatgtgttcgcataacgtttgggatttgattgaattacctaagagtgttcataactaaaccaaatcctgaaataagcgttaagacactaagaagcatgattgattgtcaaaggttatatttaggaagagataaattatcaaagatttctttgaggatcatcattgttctagtagcttataatagcttaaagctacattagatgaacattaaaagaaTTTTCCCTAACAGATTGgatgacacatttacatgttcataaaacaacctgaaagttccaaACTGAAGGTTAATGAACAGTTTGTCCataagccaataaaatccatgtatgggttaatgcaaacatcataatgtgatgaaaagctaacgtaattattttcatcaagaatcaagtggattaatgaacctacctcaaaatgagtgggagcaactaagataaacttgcctatatagatgatattcttttgacaagtgtatgttacataagtcaaagcattgttaacacaaactttgatatactAGATCTCATAGATATCTCTCATGTGATTGATATCATAACAagccgagatagacccaatgggacattagttCCGTTCTATAAGTTTAACACttaatgggtccttacatatgtaacaaacagtATTGCTcttcctttagaggataataagataaatgaaattatttccttatgcttcattaattggaagccttatgtaagtttaagtctatactcgtttagatattactcacattgcaacacactagatatgtctagattaatgtgtagcatctaatggagtactacaatatctttaaaagaaacgagagactacaatttaaagaagaagtgagaattaaaaccggtttattactctaactttgaaatattcaaagatgataaaatgtaatttcgggtatatctttatgtcagcagactaaacctatctcatggaggagtcataatgcactgtTATAAACAACCTatgttataacgacataatatagtcactaaatgttattggaaatttatcagtggactcataagtttattaactccatataattaatgttttgaagaattagtgtgataaagtcagctaccatgactccttgaacagtaacagttcaagaggtgctgcattaaatttcgatacgcaattaattattcgtttatgaacgaattgaggaaactaagttttgtatcgaatacattcatgatatgcttaagaatcctataactgaagggctattacccgtAAGTCTTATTaggagagctcatagacgggtattaattaatggccgtgcgcaactgcatatcgtactatgaatgactaagtattagttaattttcctcatcagtttgattttgtatgtctctaagaatatgttaagtcgacataatggcatatagacaaatatagttacaaatcaaacaaagggcttatgcgtattttgatcataacgattaggttttaaattaaggctatagtatgattaatgggggtcctgagtcgcataatgattcaacggctgtatttctctgctatagtacttgtttaaggctaaaatgagtgttaactcctgatcaggcttatctaatactcatagtaaatgattactcggctaagtgggagaatgtaagattaaatattttatataatatttaatctagtagccattataatcatttacattatatggatcaaaataaataacaatcctattatataattagttggtaattgttgatgggcctaattacccttattaactaattagggtttcctcctgggtgcatatataaggagacttatgtagaggttttagggttagacacataacctaattaCTCACATAACATCAATCGACCTCCTCTCTTAACCGATTCCCCTTTATCGGTtttatcatcaccatcattagattgcaccctaaggaggaaccagatcaagctgacaactatgtcaaacactgttgctgCATCTCCATCTgaattctctgctggcctgtactgctgcaatcaggtatgttttcatgttttccattatgtctaaacagaactgatcaacattaTTAACTAAGGGTGAGCAGAGTGGAGCTCGGTGAGAGGCGGTAAAGCTCTTTACCGAAAAGGTAAACCACCGCCAAGAAAGCCTTTACCGATTTTGGTTGAGGAATTCGGTGAACCTTCACTGATATAACTTGAAGGCAAATGGCCAAATGCCATAAAAAATCAACATACTTTTTTGTTTTTCTCATAAAAGTccttccaattttttttttcttttttttttttgcacttaAAAAACCAATATACTTTCTTTTTTCTCTCATAAAAGTCTCTAAACAACTTTTTGCATATAAAAGTCCATCCAAATGTTAAATTTGAACTAAATTGTGAATATTTTTTTACTTATTGATATCACGTCAGAAAAGAATTGAAATGAATTAATGTTTTAAGTTGGATATATGACAAAACAAAGTATGTTCAGTGTTTGTCATTTCTTTTCCATTTTAAATTCAATAAATTGATAACAATAAATATTATTTGGAAAACAATATAATAAAATTCACGAACGTGGATGACAtaacttaaaataaattaaattaaaaaaaaaacttataaaaGGGCATGTCTAATTTAAATCGTTAGAAAGTATAACATAATTTGTCAAATAATGTTTTCTTAATTTCATCCGATCATAATtaagagatttttttttttgttaaagttTAACATTTTAAGGGACTTGTATGATAAAATAGTAGaaagtatgtttttttttatgtataaaaagcGGTTATGGGAATTTTGTGagacaaaaaaaaatatgttgGTCTTTTATGTGCAAAAAAAATTGAGGGACGTTTATGAGACAGAAAAAAAAAGTATGTTGATTTTTTAAGTGCAAAAAAAAAGTAGAACTTTTATATGAGAAAACAAAAAATATGTTGGTTCTTTTATGACATTTGGcatatatttttcttgaaaaaatctATAATGACTGACACAAAAATTTTAGTTCTTGTATGATATTTCAACTAAAGTAAAATTCCCGAATCCTCCTTGTGCTTTGGTAAAATAACACTTATAATACTCAATTTTTAGAAATTACAGATATGTTCTATGTGGTTTGCTTTTTGTTACTCGGATCAGTTTTGATATTTGATGTTACTGGTTGGCAATTTATCAACATCCAAACATTGAAAAATCCTAACAAccaactattttatatatatttaacgtAATTTAAGGTTAATTTTATAAAGACTTAAATGTCATTTTAGGGCTCAAGCCATGTGGAAAGGTGTCAAACCATGTAAAGCTTTGTGGAAAGGTCTCAAGCCATATGAAGCCATGTGAAAACATGTGAAAACATCTCAAGCCATGTGAAGGCATCTCAGCTAAGACTTCTGAGACGTTACAGGGTATGTCGGACACGTGTATGCATGTGATTGGTCAGACGTTAAGACGTTTCAGGCATAAAGTAGCGTCTCTACAAGACGTTTGCTTTGGCTAGTTTCGAAAATTTGACTAGGAAAAGGCTAATCTTGATATTTCCTTTGTGTATAATTCAATTAGAAAAAGTAGGGATAAAGTTACCAATTTAAATCGAATTTCAGTACATACTTTATCTGTGAAAGGAAGAGCACCAACTATTAATTTATGTGCTCAGCAGAAGAGTTTTAGACGCAACATCAAAATCAAGGACCGCTTTTCATGCAATACTCAAAGTACAGAAACACtttattttgaaaattcaaaaagtttaTTAACCAAAATTTACAACAATGATAACATATCTTCAACTATGCTCACGAAAAATTTGAATAAACATTATGGCAAAAATATGTTTGACAACATTACACCAAATCACATTCCATCTATGTCCATCAAACAATATTTGGATCGAAATTTCAAATTATAAGGGAATGTTGAGAATGTTAAATAGACCATTCACTATTGGCGGCCGACAATGGTTTGCTAGGCGGTGCCGAGGTGAATGACAAGGCAAGGGACAACGTCAACGCCGGTTTGCTTGGTGTCGGCGAGGTGAAAGGCAAGGCTAAGGACGATGCTGGATTTCACGTGCAAGGACGGGAGAACGAATGGAATGTGAGAAGAGGAGAGCGAAATGGCGCTTTGAGTGACTTCATCGCTCGAGATGCACAATCATATTggtttgaaaaccagaaccagttTACCGAAACCAGAAGGGCCTTCATCGCTCGAGGTGCACAATCAAATTGGTTTGAAAACCGAAACCAGTATACGTAGAAATCGGTTTTGAGAACCCAACTTTCATCACAGCAGATCTTCAATCTAGATATTTACCAACTAAttctttaaatttaaattttataaCAAAATGAACAGGATAGGATGAAAAACAGCAGTAAATTTCAAGATCAAGAGCTGTTTTCTTCAACATAAGCTACAATCTCCATTGCACAAGAACCATCAAGGTTTCAAATTTTAACCACGACTAGACTAACAAACCAAATTATtaacataaagaacaaaactcCCAACAAAACATTCATGTTCTTACTGACCTAACTCATACCATTGTAACAACAATCCATTAACCTCATGATTCTGGTGTTGGCATTCTCTTAACCTTCTTGTTCTTCTCCAAAACCGTCTTCGAAAACGAATCCACAAGCTTCTGCTGCGACTCAAGTATCATCTCCGTCCGCTTCATCTCCATCTTCATCCGCATCGACTCAAGCTCCCTCGCCATATCCATCTTCATCCTCTCCATTTTCACAAACCCATCCCCTAATTTCAAAACCGCACTCACCATCGCATCCATCACATTATTATTCCCATCACATCTCTCCACATCCTCCTCCTTCCTCTTCAACCCTTCCTTCGTATACCCGTTCCTCGGACCCCTCCCCGCCCCATAACCTGGGTTCATTGAGGGAGGGAAGTCGTCGAACGAGTTCACCTCATTCAACCCATTTAAACCGTTTAACCCGTTCGACCTATTATTATAATAGGCCGACACCGACGCTTGCGGTGGCGGCATGGCAACGGAGTTCGGGATCTTAATCCGAACTCCGTTGCCAATGCCATTCCCATTTCCGCCACCGCCTCCAACCCCATTCGGGCTCCCAACACCCGAATAACGCCGATTAAGCGGTATCGCAATCGCTTGCTTAATCCCTTTCGGATACAACATCAATTCATCTCCACCATCCTCACCACCTCCCATATCCTCTTCCTCATCATCTTGATTACCCGGATCCGAACACGACGACCCTAACTCCATCGAATCCATAATCTTAAAGTGCACCCAAGACGACGGATACCGATGCCCATTCGGAACATTCCCAATCCGTTGGATCTCCGCACGGTATCTTTTCCTAAGTTTCTCCATCTTATGCCGGCATTGAATCGATGTTTTCGGTGGGTTACCCATCGGACACCTAGCGGCGACACCATCAGCCACCTCCTGCCAGTGGGTGGCGCGTAGGTTCCCTCGCCGGAGAGAATACCACTTTTCTCTGTACGCCTCGATTAACGCCACCGTCTCGTCGTGGGACCAGCACGGCGGAGGTAGGCGGCGTGTTGCCGGTGGTGGGAGGGCGAGCGTGGGTTCAGAAGATGGTGAATTTGAGATATCCATGGTGGTTGTTACGGTGGTTTGCTACGGTGGTGGGGGGAGGGGGTATGATGAAAAAAGGGGGATAGGATAGGGTGGAATGATAAAGGTGGAGAGAGAGGCATGCGGCTGAATTGGGGATCTAGCGGTGAGGTGGTGGAGAGGGCTAAAGTGCGCCGAGCTTAAAATGCGCAGGGGagtaaaaacaaaagaaaaggtgAGGTGAGAGGTGACGTGACCACCGGGTGTATTAAGTATTGGGTGGTTGAACCGGTCCACAG of Helianthus annuus cultivar XRQ/B chromosome 1, HanXRQr2.0-SUNRISE, whole genome shotgun sequence contains these proteins:
- the LOC110873675 gene encoding trihelix transcription factor ASIL2, whose translation is MDISNSPSSEPTLALPPPATRRLPPPCWSHDETVALIEAYREKWYSLRRGNLRATHWQEVADGVAARCPMGNPPKTSIQCRHKMEKLRKRYRAEIQRIGNVPNGHRYPSSWVHFKIMDSMELGSSCSDPGNQDDEEEDMGGGEDGGDELMLYPKGIKQAIAIPLNRRYSGVGSPNGVGGGGGNGNGIGNGVRIKIPNSVAMPPPQASVSAYYNNRSNGLNGLNGLNEVNSFDDFPPSMNPGYGAGRGPRNGYTKEGLKRKEEDVERCDGNNNVMDAMVSAVLKLGDGFVKMERMKMDMARELESMRMKMEMKRTEMILESQQKLVDSFSKTVLEKNKKVKRMPTPES